One segment of Synechococcus sp. A15-24 DNA contains the following:
- the trmB gene encoding tRNA (guanosine(46)-N7)-methyltransferase TrmB, which produces MRQHVNPLSRFFQLPLQLPSPGELFDHPEQPIHLDIGCARGRCILGLAELNPGWNHLGVEIRRPLVTAADRDALNTASGNVRVLFCNANISLETWLAALPDDRLQRVSVQFPDPWFKRRHRKRRVLQPALLLAIAAALQPGRELFLQSDVLAVIEPMVALTELSGCFTRPESDARPWRADNPLAVPTEREQYVLEKSLPVYRVLYRRNASPLPDPEALESRWQELDNPAETVFTDV; this is translated from the coding sequence TTGCGCCAGCACGTCAATCCCCTCAGCCGCTTCTTCCAGCTGCCGCTGCAGCTGCCATCTCCTGGTGAGCTATTCGACCATCCCGAGCAACCGATTCACCTCGACATCGGCTGTGCCCGTGGACGCTGCATTCTGGGGCTGGCTGAACTGAACCCGGGCTGGAACCACCTCGGCGTGGAAATCAGACGCCCCCTGGTGACCGCCGCCGACCGTGATGCCTTAAACACCGCCAGCGGCAATGTGCGGGTGCTGTTCTGCAACGCCAACATCAGCTTGGAAACCTGGCTTGCAGCGCTGCCGGACGACCGATTGCAGCGGGTCTCAGTGCAATTTCCGGACCCGTGGTTCAAGCGGAGGCATCGCAAGCGGCGGGTGCTGCAGCCGGCCCTGCTGCTGGCCATCGCAGCCGCCCTTCAGCCCGGGCGGGAGCTGTTTCTGCAGAGCGACGTGCTGGCAGTCATCGAACCGATGGTCGCCCTCACCGAACTGAGCGGTTGTTTCACTCGGCCGGAATCGGATGCCAGACCCTGGCGAGCAGACAACCCACTCGCCGTTCCCACGGAACGGGAGCAATACGTTCTCGAGAAGAGCCTCCCGGTGTACCGCGTGCTGTACCGACGCAACGCATCTCCACTCCCTGATCCAGAGGCACTGGAAAGCCGTTGGCAGGAGCTCGATAATCCCGCTGAAACGGTCTTTACCGACGTCTGA
- a CDS encoding FIST N-terminal domain-containing protein: protein MGTFSLLDWIRAATSTPSCRSALSTRPSMEEAVREVVSQLGRRGEADLALVFASTAYASDLPRLLPLLRRELSSRHWLGAAGGGVVGTRADGTAAEIEQAPSLSVTLLNLPGAAIDSVALSTTSLPDLDGSAQTWQEWSGLNPQHCRSQILLIDPTSSNINDLISGMDYAFPGAEKIGGIACPQNAPHGSLLFDDRVVTGAVICSIGGDWRLDSVVAQGCRPIGPVFAIEQVQRNVVLELSDGERRDTPVACLQRILADLSEEERDQVRHSLFLGIERRNLQLTPNRLDASGGAFLVRNLIGVDPNNGAVAVADRVRPGMNVQFQLREADASRNEALNLLRASTENAGSAPVFGLLMACLGRGQGLFGQPDGDVNLGRTVMPDLPMAGAFCNGEIGPVAGSTHLHGYTACWGLLRQDPPSNAD, encoded by the coding sequence ATGGGTACGTTCTCTCTTCTCGACTGGATCCGAGCAGCAACCTCAACACCCAGTTGTCGGTCGGCCCTCTCCACTCGCCCTTCCATGGAGGAAGCCGTTCGCGAGGTGGTCAGCCAGTTGGGACGGCGCGGGGAAGCCGATCTTGCTCTGGTATTCGCGTCGACCGCTTACGCCAGCGATCTGCCACGGTTATTACCCCTCTTACGACGGGAGTTGAGCTCCCGACACTGGCTCGGAGCAGCTGGCGGGGGGGTTGTTGGTACCCGCGCTGACGGCACTGCCGCCGAAATCGAGCAGGCACCATCCCTCAGCGTGACTCTGCTGAATCTTCCTGGGGCCGCGATCGACAGCGTGGCTCTTTCCACGACCTCACTGCCGGATCTCGACGGTTCAGCACAGACATGGCAGGAGTGGAGTGGCCTCAACCCCCAGCACTGCCGCAGCCAGATCCTGCTGATCGATCCCACCAGCAGCAACATCAACGATCTGATCAGCGGCATGGACTATGCCTTTCCAGGCGCCGAGAAAATTGGCGGGATCGCCTGCCCGCAGAACGCGCCCCACGGCTCATTGCTGTTCGATGACCGGGTGGTGACCGGTGCGGTGATCTGCTCCATCGGCGGCGATTGGCGACTGGACAGCGTGGTGGCTCAGGGATGCAGACCGATCGGTCCGGTTTTTGCGATCGAGCAGGTTCAACGCAACGTGGTGTTGGAACTCAGTGATGGGGAGCGTCGTGACACTCCGGTGGCCTGCCTGCAGCGAATCCTTGCGGACCTGAGCGAGGAGGAACGGGATCAGGTGCGTCACTCCCTCTTCCTCGGGATCGAACGCCGCAACCTGCAGCTCACGCCCAACCGTCTGGATGCTTCCGGTGGAGCCTTTCTGGTCCGCAATCTGATCGGGGTGGACCCCAACAACGGCGCCGTTGCCGTCGCTGATCGAGTCCGTCCCGGCATGAATGTGCAGTTCCAGCTACGGGAAGCCGATGCCTCCCGCAACGAAGCGCTCAACCTGCTGCGCGCCTCCACCGAAAACGCTGGCTCAGCGCCGGTGTTCGGCCTGCTGATGGCCTGCCTGGGGCGTGGCCAGGGATTGTTCGGTCAACCGGATGGGGATGTGAACCTGGGCCGAACGGTGATGCCGGACCTGCCGATGGCCGGTGCCTTCTGCAACGGGGAAATCGGTCCAGTGGCGGGATCGACGCATCTTCATGGCTACACCGCCTGTTGGGGGTTGCTGAGGCAGGATCCACCCTCCAATGCTGATTGA
- a CDS encoding DUF3177 family protein, translated as MNELSYRALVWLTYRLAATVALGLPLVLLIWSAWRREPVVQRLLGLYWKVASLMGISLLLLTDERPLGYVTAVVAPVLMVVSVWFWVDLNEELADQPPWRPLPLTVRLWRWALSGFGVISLVMTATGLRCMESQSSPDCSAWLEAPQGIHRGVETLFDFVFGGQWTEAVAAFVGYAALVAYLAGLLQWLLVRLPRYGRVAGEF; from the coding sequence TTGAACGAGCTTTCCTACAGGGCCCTGGTGTGGCTCACCTACAGGCTTGCGGCGACGGTAGCCCTGGGATTACCTCTGGTGCTGCTGATCTGGTCAGCCTGGCGGCGTGAACCTGTGGTGCAGCGACTGCTGGGTTTGTATTGGAAAGTGGCCAGCTTGATGGGGATTAGCCTGCTGTTGCTCACCGATGAGCGCCCGTTGGGTTACGTGACCGCTGTGGTCGCCCCCGTGCTGATGGTGGTGAGTGTCTGGTTCTGGGTGGACCTCAACGAGGAACTGGCGGACCAGCCCCCCTGGCGCCCCTTGCCGCTGACGGTGCGTCTCTGGCGGTGGGCACTCAGCGGCTTCGGTGTGATCAGCCTGGTGATGACTGCCACGGGGCTGCGATGCATGGAGTCCCAATCCAGCCCTGACTGCTCCGCCTGGCTAGAAGCACCGCAGGGCATTCATCGTGGGGTCGAAACACTGTTTGATTTCGTTTTTGGAGGTCAGTGGACTGAGGCCGTCGCGGCGTTCGTTGGTTATGCAGCGCTGGTGGCTTATCTCGCTGGACTGCTCCAGTGGCTGCTGGTGCGTTTGCCCCGCTACGGCCGAGTCGCCGGTGAGTTCTGA
- the ileS gene encoding isoleucine--tRNA ligase, with protein MTKETRDAAAEGRPSYKDTLNLLQTGFGMRANAVKREPELQAFWSDNGIDGQLGLQNDGPTFTLHDGPPYANGALHMGHALNKVLKDVINKYQVLKGRRVRYVPGWDCHGLPIELKVLQSIDPEQRQALTPIKLRKKAAAYARKQVDGQMKGFQRWGIWADWEQPYLTLQREYEAAQIKVFGEMVLKGHIYRGLKPVHWSPSSRTALAEAELEYPDGHTSPSVYVAFPAVEVPTPLRDALKAEGLELPTETDALGQALQVAIWTTTPWTLPANLAVSVHERLDYALVDDGNGRMLVVAADLIESLSTTLERPLKHRATVKGALLAGLVYQHPLLDRTSPVVIGGEYITTESGTGLVHTAPGHGVDDFHTGQKHGLPVLCPVDEAGTLTAEAGPFAGLNVLKDANPGIIEALEQAGALLKQEAYSHRYPYDWRTKKPTIFRATEQWFASVEGFRQDALDAIDQVQWTPASGRNRIEAMVKERGDWCISRQRTWGVPIPVFYHRSNGEVLLNADTLSHIETLIAAHGGDVWWEKDETDLLPPAYADQADQWRKGTDTMDVWFDSGSSWAAVSSQRESLSYPADLYLEGSDQHRGWFQSSLLTSVAVNGHAPYKRVLTHGFALDEKGRKMSKSLGNVVDPMVIIEGGKNQKLEPPYGADVLRLWVSSVDYSADVPIGAGILRQLADVYRKVRNTSRYLLGNLHDFNPTSDAIAVADLPLLDRWMLQRTAEVMDEITEAFESFEFFRFFQLLQNFCVTDLSNFYLDIAKDRLYVSAPSDQRRRSCQTVMALIIERLAGFIAPVLCHMAEDIWQNLPYPVQETSVFQRGWPTIPSDWRNDTLSAPVQQLRDLRAAVNKVLEDCRGRQELGASLEAAVRIDARSPELQSALSWLNDNGDPDVDGLRDWLLVSQLQLGGEPWAEVLASNEDDLALIEVSRARGTKCERCWHYEGDVGQHPDHPHICGRCVGVLERRTHQLA; from the coding sequence GTGACCAAGGAGACGCGCGACGCCGCCGCTGAGGGACGTCCCTCCTACAAGGACACGCTCAACCTGCTGCAGACCGGTTTCGGCATGCGCGCCAATGCGGTGAAGCGCGAGCCGGAGCTGCAGGCCTTCTGGAGCGACAACGGCATCGACGGACAGCTGGGGCTCCAGAACGACGGGCCCACGTTCACCCTTCACGACGGGCCGCCTTATGCCAACGGGGCCCTGCACATGGGGCATGCCCTCAACAAGGTGCTCAAGGATGTGATCAATAAGTATCAGGTGCTCAAGGGCCGCAGGGTGCGCTACGTGCCCGGCTGGGACTGCCACGGCCTGCCGATCGAACTCAAGGTGCTGCAGTCGATAGACCCGGAGCAGCGCCAGGCGCTGACACCGATCAAGCTGCGCAAGAAAGCCGCCGCCTACGCCCGCAAGCAGGTGGACGGCCAGATGAAGGGCTTCCAGCGCTGGGGCATCTGGGCGGACTGGGAACAGCCCTATCTCACTCTCCAGAGGGAGTACGAAGCCGCCCAGATCAAGGTGTTCGGCGAGATGGTGCTCAAGGGCCACATTTACAGGGGACTGAAACCCGTGCACTGGAGCCCCAGCTCCCGCACCGCCCTGGCCGAAGCGGAGCTGGAATACCCCGACGGCCACACCAGCCCCAGCGTTTATGTGGCGTTTCCGGCGGTTGAAGTCCCAACCCCCTTGCGGGATGCACTCAAGGCGGAGGGACTGGAACTGCCCACCGAGACGGACGCCCTTGGGCAGGCCCTTCAGGTGGCGATCTGGACCACCACCCCCTGGACCTTGCCGGCCAACCTGGCGGTCTCCGTCCACGAACGGCTCGACTACGCCCTGGTCGACGATGGCAACGGCCGGATGCTGGTGGTGGCTGCCGATCTGATCGAGTCGCTTTCCACGACCCTGGAGCGTCCCCTCAAGCACCGCGCCACGGTGAAAGGTGCCCTGCTTGCTGGACTCGTTTATCAGCACCCTCTGCTGGATCGCACCAGCCCCGTGGTGATCGGCGGCGAGTACATCACCACCGAATCCGGCACGGGCCTTGTGCACACCGCCCCGGGGCACGGCGTCGACGACTTTCATACAGGCCAGAAGCACGGCCTGCCCGTGCTGTGCCCCGTGGATGAAGCCGGCACCCTCACAGCAGAGGCAGGTCCTTTCGCAGGCCTGAACGTGCTCAAAGACGCCAATCCAGGGATCATCGAGGCCCTCGAGCAAGCCGGAGCACTGCTCAAGCAGGAGGCCTACAGCCACCGCTACCCCTACGACTGGCGCACCAAGAAGCCCACGATCTTCCGCGCCACTGAGCAGTGGTTCGCGTCGGTGGAGGGCTTCCGCCAGGACGCCCTCGACGCCATCGACCAGGTGCAGTGGACCCCTGCATCAGGCCGCAACCGGATCGAAGCAATGGTGAAGGAGCGGGGGGACTGGTGCATCTCCCGCCAACGCACCTGGGGAGTGCCGATCCCGGTTTTTTATCACCGCAGCAACGGCGAGGTGCTGCTCAATGCCGACACCCTGAGCCATATCGAAACGCTGATCGCTGCTCACGGCGGCGACGTGTGGTGGGAGAAAGACGAAACCGATCTGCTGCCACCCGCCTACGCCGACCAGGCCGATCAATGGCGCAAAGGCACCGACACCATGGACGTGTGGTTCGACTCCGGATCCAGCTGGGCTGCCGTATCAAGCCAGCGAGAGTCGCTCAGCTACCCCGCTGACCTCTATCTCGAAGGATCCGATCAACACCGCGGCTGGTTCCAGAGTTCCCTGCTCACCTCCGTGGCCGTCAACGGCCATGCCCCCTACAAACGCGTGCTCACCCATGGCTTCGCCCTCGACGAGAAAGGGCGAAAGATGAGCAAATCCCTCGGCAATGTCGTTGATCCGATGGTGATCATCGAGGGGGGCAAGAACCAGAAGCTGGAGCCTCCCTATGGCGCTGATGTGCTAAGGCTCTGGGTGAGCTCGGTGGACTACTCCGCCGATGTGCCCATCGGCGCTGGAATCCTTCGTCAGCTCGCGGACGTTTACCGGAAAGTGCGCAACACCAGCCGATACCTCCTCGGCAATCTGCACGACTTCAACCCCACATCCGATGCCATTGCGGTGGCGGACCTGCCGCTGCTGGACCGCTGGATGCTGCAGCGCACCGCCGAGGTGATGGATGAGATCACAGAAGCCTTCGAGAGCTTCGAGTTTTTCCGTTTCTTCCAGCTGCTGCAGAACTTCTGCGTCACTGACCTCTCCAACTTCTACCTCGACATCGCCAAAGACCGCTTGTATGTGAGTGCCCCATCTGACCAGCGCCGACGCAGCTGCCAGACCGTGATGGCTTTGATCATCGAGCGGCTGGCGGGTTTCATTGCTCCGGTGCTGTGCCACATGGCCGAGGACATCTGGCAGAACCTCCCCTACCCGGTCCAGGAAACCTCCGTGTTTCAGCGCGGTTGGCCCACCATTCCGAGCGACTGGCGGAACGACACGCTCTCTGCACCCGTGCAGCAACTCCGCGATCTACGGGCCGCAGTCAACAAAGTGCTCGAGGACTGCCGCGGTCGGCAGGAGCTTGGTGCCTCCCTGGAGGCAGCTGTACGCATCGACGCTCGCAGTCCCGAGCTGCAATCGGCCCTGTCCTGGCTCAACGACAACGGTGATCCTGACGTGGATGGTCTGCGGGATTGGCTGCTGGTGTCCCAGTTACAGCTGGGTGGAGAGCCCTGGGCTGAAGTGCTCGCCAGCAACGAGGACGACCTCGCGTTGATCGAAGTGAGCCGAGCGCGGGGAACCAAATGCGAGCGCTGCTGGCACTACGAGGGAGACGTGGGCCAGCATCCAGACCATCCCCACATCTGCGGTCGCTGCGTCGGCGTTCTGGAGCGCCGGACTCACCAGTTGGCCTGA
- the crtR gene encoding beta-carotene hydroxylase, with protein sequence MTQSSALHQQPRPVSTGYRSVPREFVDPPAAWNPTVALFLGGYGLAAFTIWGWFLGGLPLQVLLCTGFLALHLEGTVIHDACHNAAHPNRWLNQAMGHGSALLLGFSFPVFTRVHLEHHAHVNDPKNDPDHIVSTFGPLWLIAPRFFYHEWFFFQRRLWRRWELMQWGLERSVFVVIVLAAARFEFLPFIFNCWFAPALMVGVTLGLFFDYLPHRPFTSRNRWTNARIYPGRLMNWLIMGQNYHLVHHLWPSIPWFEYKPAYEATKPLLDSKGSPQRLGIFETRRDGYNFLYDILVGVRSHKRRRGKMRGAARLMPIRSLQRHWLVFVDRIAIKTEPRRPLKR encoded by the coding sequence ATGACGCAGAGCTCTGCTCTCCACCAGCAGCCTCGTCCGGTCAGCACGGGGTATCGATCGGTTCCACGCGAGTTCGTGGATCCGCCAGCGGCGTGGAACCCGACCGTGGCCCTGTTCCTTGGTGGTTATGGGCTGGCTGCCTTCACGATCTGGGGTTGGTTTCTAGGCGGTTTGCCGCTGCAGGTTCTGTTGTGCACAGGCTTCCTGGCCCTGCACCTGGAAGGAACCGTGATTCACGACGCCTGCCACAACGCAGCGCACCCCAACCGTTGGCTGAATCAGGCCATGGGGCACGGCTCGGCTCTGTTGCTGGGCTTCAGCTTTCCAGTGTTCACCCGTGTGCACTTGGAACATCACGCTCATGTGAATGATCCCAAGAACGATCCTGATCACATCGTCAGCACCTTTGGCCCGCTGTGGTTGATCGCACCGCGTTTTTTTTATCACGAGTGGTTTTTCTTCCAGCGGCGGCTATGGAGGCGCTGGGAACTGATGCAGTGGGGATTGGAACGCAGTGTTTTTGTTGTGATTGTGTTGGCGGCAGCGCGATTTGAATTTCTGCCGTTCATTTTCAATTGCTGGTTCGCTCCAGCCCTGATGGTGGGTGTCACTCTGGGGCTCTTCTTCGATTATTTGCCCCACCGGCCCTTCACATCGCGAAATCGCTGGACCAATGCCCGGATCTACCCGGGACGTCTGATGAATTGGCTGATCATGGGGCAGAACTACCACTTGGTTCATCACCTCTGGCCATCGATTCCCTGGTTCGAATACAAGCCCGCTTACGAAGCAACCAAGCCCCTGCTCGATTCCAAGGGTTCTCCGCAGCGATTGGGGATTTTTGAGACCCGCCGCGACGGGTACAACTTCCTTTACGACATTCTTGTCGGCGTGCGCAGTCACAAGCGCCGTCGCGGAAAAATGCGGGGTGCAGCACGTTTGATGCCGATTCGATCTCTCCAACGTCACTGGTTGGTATTTGTCGATCGCATTGCGATCAAAACCGAACCCCGGCGCCCCCTCAAGCGCTAA
- the gatC gene encoding Asp-tRNA(Asn)/Glu-tRNA(Gln) amidotransferase subunit GatC, giving the protein MSRISADDVRKVAQLARLDLPEEKIATYTGQLESILEYVGQLEGIDTEGVPETTRAVEVTNVTREDGVTPTPVRDEILNQAPQREGDFFRVPKILAD; this is encoded by the coding sequence ATGAGCCGGATCTCCGCTGACGACGTGCGCAAGGTGGCCCAGCTGGCCCGCCTTGATCTGCCTGAGGAGAAGATCGCCACCTACACCGGTCAGCTGGAGTCGATCCTTGAGTACGTCGGTCAGCTGGAAGGCATCGATACCGAAGGCGTCCCTGAAACCACCCGCGCCGTTGAGGTCACCAACGTGACACGTGAAGATGGCGTTACCCCAACTCCTGTCCGCGATGAAATCCTGAATCAAGCTCCCCAGCGGGAGGGAGATTTCTTCCGAGTCCCGAAAATCCTGGCGGATTGA
- a CDS encoding creatininase family protein — protein MTASLPGPVDSTEAIRLSLRSWPEVDDYLKTCKGVIVPLGSTEQHGPTGAIGTDALTAEAVALEVGRRTGVLVTPAQAFGMAEHHLGFAGTMSLQPATLLAVMHDLVLSLARHGFERVFVINGHGGNIATTKAAFAQAHGTAASRDLPAAPQLRCRLANWFMAGPVMRQARDLYGNKEGHHATPSEIAVTLQVEPSLQTKQRPLPDPAPAGPIHSPEDFRRRHPDGRMGSHPSLATAEHGAALLETAATALSEDLRSFLSET, from the coding sequence ATGACTGCAAGCCTCCCTGGTCCTGTTGACAGCACCGAAGCGATCCGTCTGTCCCTGCGCAGCTGGCCCGAGGTCGACGATTACCTCAAGACCTGCAAGGGGGTGATCGTTCCCCTGGGATCCACGGAACAGCACGGCCCCACCGGTGCCATAGGGACTGATGCTCTCACCGCAGAAGCCGTGGCGCTCGAGGTGGGTCGTCGCACTGGGGTGCTGGTGACTCCAGCTCAGGCCTTCGGCATGGCTGAACACCATCTCGGCTTTGCTGGCACCATGAGCCTGCAACCGGCCACCCTGCTGGCGGTTATGCACGACCTGGTGCTGTCGTTGGCGCGCCACGGCTTTGAACGGGTGTTTGTGATCAATGGCCATGGCGGCAACATCGCCACCACCAAGGCCGCCTTCGCTCAGGCCCATGGCACGGCTGCGAGCCGGGACCTGCCCGCGGCACCGCAGCTCCGTTGCCGACTTGCCAACTGGTTCATGGCCGGGCCGGTGATGCGGCAGGCTCGCGACCTTTACGGCAACAAGGAAGGCCACCACGCCACCCCGAGTGAGATTGCTGTGACCCTGCAGGTGGAGCCGAGTCTTCAAACCAAGCAGCGCCCCCTGCCGGATCCGGCGCCAGCTGGACCGATTCACAGCCCCGAGGACTTCAGACGGCGGCACCCGGACGGTCGGATGGGATCACATCCATCGTTGGCCACCGCTGAGCATGGTGCCGCTCTGCTCGAGACAGCAGCGACCGCGCTGAGCGAAGATCTCCGCAGTTTCCTGAGCGAGACATGA
- a CDS encoding queuosine precursor transporter, producing MTSPVQARRDGVFLVLAGLFLGTLGMLNILGLTRFLELGSIGSWPIVVAVGALPYPITFLCTDLISELWGEQKANQVVWVGLLLNGWVLLILWLGGLFPALAGSDESTFRTIQQLSFGSVGASMVAYLTAQFVDVRLFHFWKRLTNGNALWLRNNGSTLISQLVDTTAVVLISHYGAHVLPIQADKAVMPQLVAFIGSGYLFKVLAALTDTLPFIWLTGWLRRWLDLPLQDSEDATDQG from the coding sequence GTGACAAGCCCAGTCCAAGCCCGGCGAGATGGCGTGTTCCTCGTTCTGGCCGGCCTGTTCTTGGGAACGCTGGGGATGCTCAACATCCTTGGGCTCACGCGCTTTCTGGAGCTGGGCAGCATCGGTAGTTGGCCGATTGTCGTGGCCGTTGGTGCTCTTCCTTATCCGATCACGTTTCTGTGCACCGATCTGATCAGCGAACTCTGGGGGGAACAAAAAGCCAACCAAGTGGTGTGGGTAGGGCTTCTACTCAACGGCTGGGTGTTGCTGATCCTCTGGCTGGGGGGGCTCTTCCCGGCCCTGGCTGGCAGCGACGAGAGCACCTTCCGCACCATCCAACAGCTCAGTTTTGGGTCAGTGGGGGCCTCGATGGTGGCTTATCTGACGGCGCAGTTTGTGGATGTGCGGCTGTTCCATTTCTGGAAACGCCTCACCAACGGCAATGCCCTGTGGCTGCGCAACAACGGCTCCACCCTGATCAGCCAGTTGGTGGACACCACCGCTGTGGTGCTGATCAGTCACTACGGCGCCCACGTGCTGCCAATCCAGGCGGACAAGGCTGTGATGCCACAACTGGTCGCCTTCATCGGCAGCGGTTATCTGTTCAAGGTGCTGGCGGCCCTTACCGACACCTTGCCGTTCATCTGGCTTACAGGCTGGCTGCGTCGCTGGCTTGACCTGCCGTTGCAAGACAGCGAGGACGCGACAGATCAAGGCTGA
- a CDS encoding DNA-3-methyladenine glycosylase, with protein sequence MEPIPATFFARPAEVVGPELIGCRLVKRQDDGSLLWGVIVETEAYSQDEPACHGYRRRTPQNETLFGTPGRFYVYVSYGIHHCVNVVTDRSNWANGVLLRAAALPGEPERVAAGPGLLARRIGLTRSDDSRPVTGEHDVWLVPRPASFDSPELVTTTRIGISQGQDLPLRWYLRLSRSVSRRAKGDRTPSQSQAWFPSKVMG encoded by the coding sequence ATGGAACCAATACCGGCAACTTTTTTTGCTCGACCAGCGGAGGTCGTGGGTCCTGAACTGATTGGTTGCCGGTTGGTGAAACGCCAAGACGATGGCAGCCTGCTCTGGGGCGTGATCGTGGAGACGGAGGCGTATTCCCAGGACGAACCCGCCTGCCACGGCTACCGGCGCAGGACGCCCCAGAACGAAACCCTGTTTGGTACGCCAGGTCGCTTTTATGTGTACGTCAGCTATGGCATCCACCACTGCGTGAATGTGGTCACCGATCGCTCCAACTGGGCGAATGGGGTGCTGTTAAGGGCTGCAGCACTTCCGGGTGAGCCGGAGCGGGTTGCGGCAGGCCCTGGCTTGCTGGCTCGGCGCATTGGGCTCACCCGCAGCGATGACAGTCGGCCGGTGACGGGCGAACATGACGTGTGGCTGGTGCCACGCCCGGCCTCATTCGACAGCCCGGAGCTTGTGACGACCACGCGCATCGGTATCTCTCAGGGGCAGGATCTCCCACTGCGCTGGTATCTCCGTCTGAGCCGCAGCGTGAGTCGCCGAGCCAAGGGTGATCGCACTCCGAGCCAGTCGCAGGCCTGGTTCCCATCGAAGGTGATGGGCTGA
- a CDS encoding aspartate carbamoyltransferase catalytic subunit, translated as MSGWHHRHILDLAAFSREDYAAVLELAERFRSLPVTGARKLPALQGRLVATLFFEPSTRTRSSFELAAKRLSADVQSFSPSSSSLSKGESVLDTARTYVAMGADVLVVRHRSTGVPQQLAEDLESAGERTVVLNGGDGLHSHPSQGLLDLHTLARHFAPQHPMPEALQGRRIVIVGDILHSRVARSNLWALTACGADVVLCGPPSLVPDAFREFVEAPPPGQSADPVPQRGSVRVERRLERALPGADAVMTLRLQKERMTQQLLTGLERYHRDFGLSHERLSLCGQPVPVLHPGPVNRGVEMTGALLDDPSICLVEEQVRNGVPIRMALLYLMAAAESAAESKLVSISS; from the coding sequence ATGAGCGGTTGGCACCATCGCCACATTCTCGATCTGGCGGCTTTCTCCAGGGAGGATTACGCCGCCGTGCTGGAGCTGGCGGAGCGGTTTCGATCCCTGCCCGTCACCGGTGCCCGCAAACTTCCTGCCTTGCAGGGCCGTTTGGTGGCGACCCTGTTCTTTGAGCCCAGCACCCGCACCCGCAGCAGTTTTGAGCTGGCCGCCAAGCGCCTCTCAGCGGATGTGCAGAGCTTTTCGCCCTCCAGTAGCTCTCTGAGCAAGGGGGAAAGCGTGCTGGATACCGCCCGCACCTATGTGGCCATGGGCGCGGATGTGTTGGTGGTCCGCCATCGGTCCACCGGGGTGCCCCAGCAATTGGCCGAGGATCTGGAGTCGGCTGGGGAGCGCACGGTGGTGCTCAACGGCGGTGATGGATTGCACAGCCATCCCAGCCAGGGATTGCTGGATCTGCACACCCTGGCCCGTCACTTTGCACCGCAGCACCCAATGCCGGAAGCGTTGCAGGGGCGACGGATCGTGATTGTCGGCGACATCCTGCACTCCCGGGTGGCCCGCTCCAATCTCTGGGCTCTCACCGCCTGCGGCGCTGATGTTGTGCTCTGCGGCCCGCCGAGTTTGGTGCCTGATGCTTTCCGTGAGTTCGTGGAGGCTCCGCCGCCGGGCCAGTCTGCGGATCCGGTTCCACAGCGGGGATCGGTGCGGGTGGAGCGACGTCTGGAGCGTGCCTTGCCCGGCGCGGATGCGGTGATGACGCTGCGTCTGCAGAAGGAACGGATGACGCAGCAGCTGCTGACGGGGTTGGAGCGATACCACCGCGATTTCGGGCTGAGCCATGAGCGGCTCAGCCTGTGCGGGCAGCCTGTGCCGGTGCTTCACCCCGGTCCGGTCAACCGTGGCGTCGAGATGACCGGAGCGCTGCTGGATGATCCGTCGATCTGTCTGGTGGAGGAGCAGGTGCGGAACGGAGTCCCGATCCGCATGGCTTTGCTTTATTTGATGGCTGCCGCTGAATCGGCTGCGGAATCGAAACTGGTGTCCATCAGCTCCTGA